The Canis lupus familiaris isolate Mischka breed German Shepherd chromosome 5, alternate assembly UU_Cfam_GSD_1.0, whole genome shotgun sequence region ATTAAGTCAGTGAAGTAGGCTGAGACCATGACCCAGAATCCCCTTCAATGCCTTGCTACAGCAGGTCCTCAGCAATATTTGTTGATTCAGTTGACTATTGGCTTACACAAAGCAGTAAATTTTCACAGAAACTTGAATTTCTCCTCCACCCCTGTtgcaaaagaacaacaaaaaatcatttgacttttCTCGGGACCCAAACCCAATAGGTTCTACCTCTAACATGAAATCTCAACTCTCAGAAATGTCCCAAAAGGAGTAAAGATGGTGAGAGGTTTGATGAAAAAGTAGACTGGAGTAAATGTTTTCTCCTCTCTGAAGAGAAATAAGGGCCTTTGTGATTCCAAATAAGAGGCAGCAAAAGCAAAGTCATTTTGCTCTACTCCCTTGGATACTGTGGCTACCTAGCATGCTGGCACCAGGCAGGAGACATTGTGATAAGTGCTGTAGGAAGCCCCAAATCCAGATTGGCTTGTTCTCAGGTGGACACCTGCAAATGCACCACCTCTGTATTGATTCTTTCAATATCGTCAATAGGTACACTCCATGGGTGCTCCGCTTAAAATGAAGAGAGTTTTGATAGATGTGGGAGTTGCATTCAAATGAATGCAGTTTTCAAATGAagtgtgtggggttttttttgtttgtttgtttgtttgttttttttggccaAAAGAAGATCCAGGaggaaaacatgtttattttcagGAATTTGAAGGGCTCATAAGCAGAAGAGACTTCAGACTTAATTAGGATTATAACGAATTGTCCCTGAAGCAGAGCTAGACCAGTGTTCTTCATACCGGTCCATTCTCTAGGTCTATAATGAAAATATCTCACGTGGCGTTCCACCAATGAGTGCGTTGGCCATTGCTTGCTTTTCCAGCTTAGCGtgtcactgagccccccagcacCCTGTTATCTAGTCACTCAGCACCTCTTTCAGCCCCTCATATGCTCTTCTGCTGCTCCTGCCTGGTTCACACACAATTACGGTGCAGTTGCTTAGTACTACACACACAGGTGTGTCTCTTCTAAAACATTGCGATTAGAGGGGGACCCACATACGTGATGACAAACTCATTGCTTTTATGCATGGGTTGATGAGTTTCTTTGTcatcactcaacaaatacttatagTTCCTACTACATGGGAGTCCAACACCATCCTCAGGCCTGCCCTTGATAGCATACCTCTCTGCCCCTCAGATACAGTGTTCCCCAGAACACTCCCACGGTTTCTCATCCTTgcatctcccacccccacccttgacTGGAAGCTTCTTGGCCATGACAAGGACTGTGTCCATTTGGTAAAAATTGCTTCTTCAATACCTAGCGCAGTACCTGGCACATGTACTAGTAGCAACACAATGCTGTTGaataatgatagaaaaatatattaacaaatgcCAAAAGGCAACGAGCTTTCTGTCAGTTGAAGTATTGCGCAGAGGTCGGATACCCATCTGATAGAGATATTTTAGCAAAGGTGTTCCTTTGGGCACATACACACCACGCCACATTGTACTTGCTGATTTCCTGAGCTCACTTCCCCATTTGACATGAGCCCCTTGAGAATGGCAGCAGATTGTATTTGTTGTTGAAATCATACACAATAAGCATACACTCGATGTTTGGAAAGTTTACAGAAAGTCTATTTTCTGAGAACGGACTCTTTACAGAACAAGCATACTGGagcactgaagaaaaaaaatggcaataatacAATTCACTTGCTTTGCCAGACCGCTAAGAGTACCTCGGTAAATATTAGCTAATGTCCAGCCCTTTGCTTGCTATTAAGATTTACTGATTTCAATAGAAAGTAACCTAAAAGCTGTACCTGTTACACAACCCAGATACCACGGCCAATCTCTGACCGCCCCATAGTACAAAAAATACACATTGGCTCTGTCTGTGGTTAGATTAGATCATTGTCTAAGCAAAGTAGGCTCTGTGCAGATTATAATGGGTCTGCCAGGTGAATGATGGGTTTGGGCAAGGGATGGATGTATCCCACATTCTTATGTTCTCTAGGTATAATTCTTCTCACTCTTTGAATAAACAAGTCAACAGCATTGGCTAACCCGGTGCATGTGAAAAGCACGTCCGGTAAATGCCAGATTTTATAGAATAAATCCAACAATAAAGATTGCTTTTAGATCTGAGTTTCTTACATAACAGAGACTATTGTACAGAGAGAGTGGTCTGGTATCTCGTTTCTTCCTGGTGTGATCTTGCTTTCATCTTACAAATATGTACTGATCTAAGTCTATATATTCACCTGCATCTTTGTGAACACTTGGAAATCTCAGGATCTCAGCAGGTTTCAGAGAACAAGCTCAGAGATTGATGATAACTGATTCTTTCTGCTGCAAAGCTAATAGGCATGACCTATGAGAAACAGCAAGAGAGCTATATAGAGCGTggcaaaggagaggaggaaaatgcTGGAACTCAATCCATGCCTGGTGCCCAGAGACCTTAGCTGGGGGGGTTGTCATGTCTTAGCATGACGGTATTCAAGCCATGtgaggtttgaaaaaaaaaatacatacttggCTTGGGGCTTGGTCTGAGAACAACCAATTGCCTTGGTTTAAACCACCCAACTCCACTATcaaattaagcatttttaagttAATACAAATTAGCATCAGTCCACTGACCAAAGCCTAAAATAAATTAGGGCCGAGTCTAAAAGAAATCAGCCTGCAGACAGAGACCAATTCCCAAGGCCACTTCCTTGCATTCCCCAGGCATGGATACATCGGGTCGGAATATGCTTAGGATGTTGGTAAGTGCAGAAGGTCTGGGGAAAGCATTATAAGCTGATTGCTTTTGTTTTAGCTCTTTGCAAGGCCAGGTGGATATTTGACTAGTAATGCAGGCATGGAGACCCAAATTTATCCAAGAGATAAATCAGAGGCTACTTCTTCACCCTatagaaatattctttatcttCAAAAATGAAACGAACTTAAGAGAGACTAGAAGAGAAAAggcatgaggaagaaaaactcaGAAGTTGTGTTTCAGGAGCCATCACTGGAAATATAATAGGTGACAAAGAGAATGTGGATTCGCCTGATAAATGTTAGCTTGAGAACTTATTATCTTAGGTGACAACCACTCTATGAAAAGCTTTTAAAACAGTGTGAGCtaactgggtggcaggcactaaggagagcatgtgatggaATAAgcactatatgttggccaattgaatttaaattaaaaaaaaaaagaaagcaatgtgaGCTTTGATGAGCCCAAGAAAGGGAGGAAGCCCCCAGTGAATGTGAAGCAGGAGAAGCTATGTGTgtgcagagaagggagagagccaggggttgggggagagtgGGGGGCAGATTCTTCTTCAGTGGTCCTCACCTGGGACCAACCCCTAAGACTCTTTGGGGACTTGAGGTCAATGAGGGTTGGGTGGGCTGTGGGCAGGGCCCTCTGAGTGTGTGCACTGCTGTTTGCTCTCCTGgtagcattttctttccttgtatcTTTAGCGCTCGTCCTCAACATTTCAAATCACCATACCTGTGGTTTTTCCCTTCATGACTTCTACCTGGTGTTGGCTTCTTGTGTTTTCACCTAGTTGAAGGCTGTGAACAAAACACTGCGGGATAggacttttgtttaaaatttatcacTAAGTTGGTTTCGCTTCCTGGTTTGTATGAATAAACACCTTTTTGAAGGGggattttgaaatctattttagaaacatatttgcatttaattaaaaataccacGAAGACATTGCTCACCATGGTGGGCACACCTTGGAGTGGGGGAGGGCACGTCTCGGGGAGGAGGTAGTCTAGTGTTGATGACAGTGGGTTTCATCGTTGTTGGCTGTTTAGGGGAAAATCCCTTCACTTTTTTTGATGTAAACTGGAAGTCACAATAATATCATCAACAAGAAACCACTGATTAGATAGTATCTTGAAGAGCTCACTTTGTTCACGAATTATTCCATCTTATGTTCATTGAATAACTAGTAAAAGCGCCCATAGACTGTGCTAGCAGCTGGGATAGAGGAGTGAATAAAGCGTGGTTCTACCTTTATGCAGTATTATTTAAATCAGAGCTTCCCAGTCCTTCAGCTTAGAAGCAGGGAAGGAAGTGTGAGCTATTAGTGGTGATCACCATACTATTCCTTTCAGGAATCTTGGCATAccatggagagagaaaggaaataggcTTGTAGCTCCACCAAGCAAACTTCTGTCATATGGTAGGACTTGACCAAATTGTATTGAGGAACTCTGTTCTAAATAGTctcaagcattaaaaaaaaaaaaaggaagttgacCAATACTTGTCTTAAAATGTTTCAGGCAAAACTGActtgagaatataaaatttaatagctGAGATGCAGCATGTTAGAAGTTCCTCTGGACTGGAAGCAGGGAAcgttatgttttatatttttggttgttaTCCTGCCTCTAGTTGGTACGTGACTTTGACtatgtcattaaaattttctgaatCTCAGTCCCTTCAttggataaatgagaaaattgaattgggccaaggttttttaaaaagattttatttatttatttatggatgagagacacacagagagaggcagagacataggcagagggagaaccaggcttcctgtggtgagcctgatgcgggactcgatcccaggaccccaggatcaggacctgaaccaaacaaaggcagatgctcaaccactgagccacccaggtgctccagagccaagatttcttttgttattgagtGATAATAGCAGTAAAGAGGAAGCTTTAGGTAGTATATTGGTGAACCTTTTttatagctatttatttttatatatcatgaaaaacagaaatagtacTTCCAGCTTCTGTTTCACAGATATTTTTGCTTAGCGCAAGCTaaatttattaaaggaaaaggagagttaAAGAACAATATCAAATGAATCATAGCACAGGTCATAATTGGTtatcacaaacatttttaagtgtctgTGCCACTGACTATGGTCAGGAAACATTTGAATACATGCCCTCTTAAGCTTGTtccatctctatctctctgtaattatttttcctttttatgtttaagCAATATGGTCATCTGGTGGAAAGTTTCTATTGAAAATAGTGTTGTGGTATCCAGAATACACTGTCAGCTTTCCTGAATGACCAGCAATTCAGATTGTTTTGAATGGTCTTTCAGATACAGTTAGCTCTACGTGAGTCACCTCGTCCGCTGTGGGTATAaacaaaactttgttttgtttttgatgtgtTTCAGATCAGAGCGTTGACAGAAAGAATGTTCAAACACCTTCGGAAATGGTTCATTGCTCACTTTTTTGGGCATTCTCGGCAAAGAGCAAGGCTGGTCTCCAAAGACGGAAGGTGCAACATAGAGTTTGGCAATGTGGAGGCACAATCAAGGTTTATATTCTTTGTGGACATCTGGACAACTGTGCTTGACCTCAAATGGAGATACAAAATGACCATCTTCATTACAACCTTCTTGGGGAGCTGGTTCCTCTTTGGTCTCCTGTGGTACGCTGTGGCGTACATTCACAAAGATCTCCCCGAGTTCCATCCTTCTGTCAACCACACCCCTTGTGTGGAGAACATCAATGGCCTGACCtcagcttttctgttttctctggaaaCCCAGGTGACCATTGGGTACGGATTCAGGTGTGTGACAGAACAATGTGGCACTGCCATTTTCCTCCTGATCTCCCAGTCTATAATTGGGGTCATCATCAATTCTTTCATGTGCGGCGCCATTTTAGCCAAGATCTCCAGACCCAAAAAACGTGCCAAGACCATCACATTCAGCAAGAACGCAGTGATCAGCAAGCGGGGCGGGAAGCTTTGTCTCCTAATCCGAGTGGCTAATCTTAGGAAGAGCCTCCTTATTGGGAGTCACATATATGGAAAACTCCTGAAGACCACAGTCACTCCTGAAGGAGAGACCATTATTCTGGACCAGACAAATATCAACTTTGTAGTTGATGCAGGGAATGAAAACTTATTCTTCATCTCCCCATTGACAATTTACCATGTCATTGATCAAAACAGCCCCTTCTTCCACATGGCAGCAGAGACCCTTCTCCAGCAAGACTTTGAATTAGTGGTGTTTCTAGATGGTACAGTGGAATCAACTAGTGCTACCTGCCAAGTCCGGACGTCCTATGTCCCGGAAGAGGTGCTCTGGGGCTACCGTTTTGCTCCCATAGTATCCAAGACTAAGGAAGGGAAATACCGAGTGGATTTCCATAACTTTAGCAAGACTGTGGAGGTGGAGACCCCTCATTGTGCCTTATGCCTTTATAATGAGAAAGATGCCAGAGCCAGGCTAAAGAGAGGCTATGACAATCCCAACTTCATCTTGTCAGAAGTCAATGAAACAGATGACACCAAAATGTGACAGTGGCTTTTCAACAGGAGTAAAGCAAAGTCGTGAAGATACCTAGTGACTAGAACTATTAGGAAGCAATCGACAGTTTGAGGGTATGAAATTAGGACAAGAGCCTTCAATGTCTATCAGGACCATGCCCCTGAACCCAACAGCCACCATCTTACAAGACACATAGCTCTACAAGGCAACTGCATCGGAACATGCAATATTCTCATAGGAAATGGCAGTATGGAAGCCATAGGAGTTGACTTGGAATCTTgaatatgattatttcaaatcATGCAGTGTTGATAGAAACAGACAAAATCATCAAAATTTCACAACAGGCCAAATGAGATCCTACAAGTCTCCTTGAAGATGTTATGAGCTTCAGATAGGGTCAGGGAAAAACCATGTTCCCATTTTGATTATATTGATGATAAATAAGGCACTTTTGTTGTAACACTGGCTTTTATCAAGGGAAAAATGGACTCCCTTGGAGGTCATTTGGTTGGAGGAGATGAACTAATTAGAGACGATAAGAAAAGACTGGTACTCCAAGAACATCTTGTAAGGCCCGGAGCTTCTCCAGTTCTGGTTGTTGGAGCTTTATCTTAGTCTAGGTCATGCTGTATCTCCTGAATAGCAAGGGAAGGCTCAGGCCATGGACTCTGCATCTCTACATATGTGATGTGGAGAGGAACAGTGAGCTCAACCTGCTTTTATGGCACATCCAGACCCTACAGCTCAGAGTTGGGTTTTGGCCCAATTAATGTCACGTGGTTACATTTAGACAGGGGCTAAATCACCACTCTAACATCTCAATGAACACTTCCTGAGGAAAGAATGCTTGATTTGGAAATGGTGGTGATATTTCTTCCAATTTGTGTTAGGCGGGATAAGGAGCTACAAATTAGTTAAAAGAATATGTCCCGATCTTCCAGGAAGGCAGCCAAGAGTTAAAGGTGTAATGTCAGTTTAGCAGGGCCAGTACTGCCAGTGCTTCTGAAAAAGAAAGTATCTTGTGTTTTTCTGCCTTGAGTTTATAACCGAAATGCTGTTTCTAAAGGAGCAGTGTGGGAAGGAAAGGGATGGTCTGTGGCCCCACAGAGAGGAAAACGCAAGGTATGCCTTTCTCTGAGGCCCAACACCACATCTTCCTCAAAAGGGAAGGACTGATCTTTAGAGAAGGGTTTTACCATGAATGTCTCTTTTCAGTTCTTCACCTACATTATTTTGAATCTATTCTGGAAGGAATGGGACTCAAAGCTGCTTAGGAATCAAAATGTTGTCAGTGTGTtgattaatatattaaatctCTGAAGCTGTGCATGAGCTTTCCAAAAGTGTCAGTTATTGCACATTAATTGTAAGAGACCATCAGGTGACAACTCCCTTGCTGAGGATAGACTTTCTCCGGGGTGAAGTAGAAGGGGTAGGAAGATAGCAAATGTGACCATATGGTGTCTCAACACCAGCTTACCCTGGGGGAACTGACCTTGTCGTTACAGACATGCCTTAGCCCTTGTCACTCCATCAAATCACTCCAGGGTGTCTTGGCACATAAGATGGCAGCTGCAGTAGTTTTCACTAAGGAAGGTTCTGTGTTCCCAGGCGTGGGGACGAGTTTGTTCAGATTCATCCACATGGTCGGGTCCTTCTGACCTCACCTAGTAAGGAGTCTGATGGGCTAAGAGTTGTGCACTTTGTCAGTGGCCATAACATTGGACATGACTGGCCTACACGGGAGATGACTCTGTGCCTCTAAGTGTCCCTGCACCGCAAATTGATCTATTGACAAAGCTAGAGGAAATGAGGTATGACAAGCTCGAGGAAGCCAGAATTCTCTACTGACCCACTGTCATGAGGTTTTATGACTCTGTAGTCCCTTCATAAACTGGGGAGTCAGGACACATTCCTTCTGGTCTGTTCTGCTCGTTAACAGCATGCTCTGGGATTGCTGGAAGTGAAAGGATCTTATGAAATCTACTCCTTTTGATTGTTAAGATTGCTGATCAACCAGAATCTTTGTTATTGGCATCTCTTTCTGGGTTACTCGGTGGAAATCTGCACCTTCAAATATTCCTTTGTTGGGATTAAGGCACTCTGCTACCTGGAGTCTCTTTCTTAATGTAATTCCCATTGAACCTTTAGCAACCATTAATATACTTACATCCAATAAAGCCCTGAGGAAATGAGGGCCCACAGGTACCTTTTAATAATCCCAAGGGGTGGCTGGAACCCGAAAGCAGCATAGAAAAAACCTGGATGTTTATAAAAAGGGGATGACCAAAGGCATAGGAGCTCAgtgagtaaagaaaataaatgggacaTAGAAGGTTCCAGAAGGCTAACTTGCCTCAAAGTTGATGCTAATGCTAAAGGCAGGGTTTTTATTCCAATGAAGTAATATTGTTCACAACAGGACCTGACCACGTTAGTATTGTATTTGCCACAGGTGCGCCGTAGTGTTGTATTTGCTGAATTATCTATCCATTCCGAAAGCAATTCAGTATTTCTTATTCCTTCCAAGAAAAACTGCATCCCATGATGCTGTACCATATTCAGAGTTTTGCTTGGCACTAACCACCCCCGCCCCCTTAAAGTGCCTACTTTAGCTCTGTTGCTGTGGGGGTTTTGATTTGGAGGCTCTCAACCTTTATCCTCCAGGACTTAAGTCGACTCAAGTGCCAATATTCAGACTTGAGATTTGGGAAGTGGTCTAAACATATACTCCACAGgcgagaaggggaagaaggaaaagatctTCTCGAAGCTG contains the following coding sequences:
- the KCNJ1 gene encoding ATP-sensitive inward rectifier potassium channel 1, yielding MFKHLRKWFIAHFFGHSRQRARLVSKDGRCNIEFGNVEAQSRFIFFVDIWTTVLDLKWRYKMTIFITTFLGSWFLFGLLWYAVAYIHKDLPEFHPSVNHTPCVENINGLTSAFLFSLETQVTIGYGFRCVTEQCGTAIFLLISQSIIGVIINSFMCGAILAKISRPKKRAKTITFSKNAVISKRGGKLCLLIRVANLRKSLLIGSHIYGKLLKTTVTPEGETIILDQTNINFVVDAGNENLFFISPLTIYHVIDQNSPFFHMAAETLLQQDFELVVFLDGTVESTSATCQVRTSYVPEEVLWGYRFAPIVSKTKEGKYRVDFHNFSKTVEVETPHCALCLYNEKDARARLKRGYDNPNFILSEVNETDDTKM